A genome region from Ctenopharyngodon idella isolate HZGC_01 chromosome 5, HZGC01, whole genome shotgun sequence includes the following:
- the ftr83 gene encoding finTRIM family, member 83 isoform X2, with translation MSLDQDLCYLCKEDLREPVSIPCGHIFCSVCIKTYWDHADHTGQYLCPQCRVTYNKRPNPRRFQSSRSSSSSLRNRDSDSFPPAPPAPDYNYAGPQDVGCDICIGKKLKAVKSCLMCLASYCEKHLKPHYESSTFKRHKLVDEIGHLDRQICPQHQKGLELYCRTDQMCICVLCTVKEHKGHDMVAAEQERAEMQQRLGATQAEIQEKIHDRVKQMEELKQAVDSLKSSAQRALQESEKMFGDMLRSIERMQQEMTKLISTNKKAALNTAESHMERLGHEIADLKRRDNELTQLSRTEDHIHFIQSYHMLIAQTDAEELPSVTVNPYFSFGAVTKTVSEMKQHLNEFSNEELVKVAKTVNKMPFCQLEDRKKKKSMKSDDVDMYKSPSSTPRTRDEFLQYQRRSRTSGRNHLQMSNQL, from the exons ATGTCGCTTGACCAGGATCTCTGTTACCTCTGCAAGGAAGATCTCAGGGAGCCCGTTTCCATCCCATGCGGTCACATTTTCTGCTCCGTCTGTATCAAGACCTACTGGGACCATGCAGACCACACTGGACAATACTTGTGTCCCCAGTGCAGGGTCACCTACAACAAGAGGCCTAATCCACGCCGCTTTCAGTCCTCACGCAGTTCGTCGTCATCCCTGAGAAACAGGGATTCAGACTCTTTCCCACCAGCCCCTCCAGCCCCTGACTACAACTATGCGGGACCTCAAGATGTGGGATGTGACATTTGCATCGGGAAGAAGCTCAAAGCTGTCAAGTCTTGTCTGATGTGTCTTGCTTCCTACTGCGAGAAGCACCTGAAGCCCCATTATGAATCATCCACCTTCAAACGGCACAAGTTGGTCGATGAGATCGGACACTTGGATCGTCAGATCTGCCCTCAGCACCAGAAAGGTCTGGAGCTTTATTGCCGGACGGACCagatgtgtatctgtgtgttaTGTACAGTGAAAGAGCACAAGGGCCATGACATGGTGGCAGCTGAACAGGAAAGGGCGGAAATGCAG CAACGGTTGGGCGCCACCCAAGCTGAAATCCAGGAAAAGATCCATGACAGAGTGAAGCAAATGGAAGAGTTGAAGCAAGCTGTGGATTCACTTAAG AGTTCAGCACAACGGGCCTTGCAGGAGAGTGAAAAGATGTTCGGTGACATGCTTCGTTCCATTGAAAGAATGCAACAGGAAATGACCAAACTGATCTCGACCAATAAGAAGGCTGCACTTAACACTGCTGAGAGCCACATGGAGCGTCTGGGACATGAAATTGCTGACCTGAAGAGGAGAGACAATGAGCTGACACAACTCTCTCGCACTGAGGACCACATCCATTTCATCCAG AGTTACCATATGCTGATTGCCCAGACTGATGCTGAGGAGCTGCCCTCTGTTACTGTGAACCCTTACTTCTCCTTCGGCGCTGTTACAAAGACTGTCTCGGAGATGAAACAACATCTAAATGAGTTCAGCAATGAAGAGCTGGTCAAAGTGGCAAAGACAG TGAACAAAATGCCATTCTGCCAGCTAGAGGACCGTAAGAAGAAAAAGAGTATGAAAt CTGATGATGTTGACATGTACAAGAGTCCCAGCAGCACTCCCCGGACGAGGGACGAGTTCCTCCAGT ATCAGAGACGTTCACGCACCTCTGGCAGAAACCACCTCCAAATGTCCAACCAGCTCTGA